caacGCGTCCTGCAGGGTCACGTGACAGCGTCCACGTGACTCCGTGAACTCAGTGCTATGATATTGGGGATACGATATTTCCATTATAATTACCACGCAAACGtcattctttcattatttttaatgtgcgTGATATAATCGATGGGCGagactacatttcccagctATATTACTGGAGGCTTCAGTTGACGCCAATCTGTGGATTCATAGGGACAATACATGTTTTGTAaaaatattgattaataaaTAACTCATTTTATATAAGACATTTTATATGTACGTGAGACATTTTTcgtatttctgtgtgttttttttaagcgAAAAGGTCTCTCCAGGAACTGTAAACACGTagacagagacttttattttgacagttttCGTTTTATTTGACAGCGCTTTTGCGGGGTGGTAGATGGGTCTCATCAGATGTTGGTAAACATTTTTGCAGGCTTCTCTTATTAGAATTGCAATTATTAACAATAAATTTCAGTCAGTTAATTCAGATGTCCACTTGGACATCTGGGTTAGGTTAGGGCTATTCACTGAAACCACTGGCACAATGCCCATTAACCCTCATACAGTTAGGACTCGTCTCTTAATTTGTGCCCTACAAGCTCTCACATTGCAGAATAATCAGTATTTGACCAGAGGCACAGCAAAGCTTTGAATCAATAACTAACATGTTCAGGCACATGTTTTCATCAGGATGTTTTTCAAAACAGCAAGGGATGCAATATTGTTAACAGTCTAATGTTCCATTATTGCCTTCATTCATTTAGTCACATTCAATCTGCTTCCATACTATAACGCTGTTTAAAATAGTCTAATAATACCATCAACGACATACAGCCGAATGCAGTCAGACATTTCATACATGTTCGCCATCTGTTGAGGTAAACTCTAAATCCCTGAGACAAAGAATGCTAATGCAACTATTCCTGGTGAAAGATCTTGGTCTTTTGGTTCagacatgttttaaaacatatccTCACCATCATAAGAAAcccttttaaatgtgtttttcctctctaaaaatgtttttttttacaccaagTTAAACCAGTGGCTACACCGTGTGAACACTTCTTTGCAAATGGAGCATTTGAATTTCTAACAATTTTAAAGTTACATAACCAGATTTCAAGAACATTTTCCTTCTTCTATAAAGTTATTTTGGAAATAGAAGATTTTTCATGACAATGATGAAACACAATGCTTTCAAGGAACAACTGGAGTAATAAGGAACTGTAACttaaggatatttttccaagtcaaGTCAACTGGCCCCCACAGTTCTCACCCACGCAGTTTACAAAGTTATAAAATCCAAGTGTCTCTCCTTTAATCTGCAGCTCAAAGTCTCTATCTGCCATCCAGTTGCTTTTCTCGGGCGATGACCGCTTCGTCGAACTTGATCATCAGTGTGGTGCCTTTGTGCCAGTGTGCAGTGACTTTGGCAGGGAAGCCACTGTGGGTAAGGATGGCCTCCACTATCCCGGCAGTAAAGGCAGCACAGTTCAGAGTGCTGTTCTCCTTGGGCACAGATATAAAAGCGTTCACCAGTGGCTCTTTCTCAATAATATAGTATGTTTTGTCATCATCGTTTGCTTGCTCAAGCTTGTCTGCCTCCTTGCCAAACAGAGCCTTCCAGACATTCACCTACAatatagaaaatgaaaaaacaaaatattcaggcaaaaacactcagaactcagtccagacctcaacatcactgaatgtttgggattatttggattgtcaGAAGcagaactttggagatgtggaaaaatattcctgctaatttctttgaaaaactgaaagcaagtctcctgaaatgaatagaagctgtaatgaaggcaaaggCTGAATGCactaaatactggaaaaaatatgcTTAGCTGTTAAGGCTGTTTAATATATCTGTTTGAATCATACTTAAATCTTTATGAGAGCAGAGACTGATGCCCCCAGACAAAACTGGACAAAGGCAGACCTTGATGAAGAGCAGGATGTTGAGTACTTTGGTCTCCCTTTTCCCGTTCTTCTCCCGGAGCACCAGGACGTCCAGCAGGCTGGCCCCCACGCTTTGGCCCATATCAGCCAGGCGCGCCTGCAGCTCAGACACTGAGTACACTCGATTCTGGCAGTATTGGACCATCTCAGAAAAGAGGAAGGCAAAGGCACTCAAGCTGACCTCTGTCTTGGGTCGTGACAATGGCCGCTCCAGGATGGCCGACTTCCCTTTAGTGAAGCTTACATCCATGTTGGTGTCAACTGAACAAAGTGAGACTTTATTTGCAACCTGGCAACTAGCAGTGTACAAAATGAGGCTGATCATAAAAATAGAGACGGAACCTTCTGCAAACATCTTTACTCAAAATGACCTTTTT
This portion of the Pygocentrus nattereri isolate fPygNat1 chromosome 1, fPygNat1.pri, whole genome shotgun sequence genome encodes:
- the LOC108441281 gene encoding trafficking protein particle complex subunit 5-like, whose amino-acid sequence is MDVSFTKGKSAILERPLSRPKTEVSLSAFAFLFSEMVQYCQNRVYSVSELQARLADMGQSVGASLLDVLVLREKNGKRETKVLNILLFIKVNVWKALFGKEADKLEQANDDDKTYYIIEKEPLVNAFISVPKENSTLNCAAFTAGIVEAILTHSGFPAKVTAHWHKGTTLMIKFDEAVIAREKQLDGR